The DNA segment TCTGGCTCTGATATTTTCAAAACAGACCACGCCGCTTATTTTAGAAAACAACGTCCAATCTCTTCCACAACCAACGTTTTTTCCCGGAGAGAATTTTGTTCCGCGCTGACGAACAATAATACTGCCAGCTTTTACGGGCTGTCCACCAGAACACTTTATGCCAAGTCTCTTACCTGCGCTATCTCTCCCATTCCTCGAACTTCCCAGTCCCTTTTTATGTGCCATAGTATATCTC comes from the bacterium genome and includes:
- the rpmA gene encoding 50S ribosomal protein L27 → MAHKKGLGSSRNGRDSAGKRLGIKCSGGQPVKAGSIIVRQRGTKFSPGKNVGCGRDWTLFSKISGVVCFENIRARKCVSVYEPNAK